One genomic window of Candidatus Pseudobacter hemicellulosilyticus includes the following:
- a CDS encoding TetR/AcrR family transcriptional regulator gives MSTNEPNARVRIRHKADELFMRYGIRSVSMDEIASGLGISKKTIYQYFSDKNELVDAVVENILDSMRADCSQCSTRANDAVHEIFLTMQTIVAQFRNMNSTVVHDLEKYHDKAFRKLSDHKHKFLLEIVRNNLERGIREGLFRADIDMDVLSRFRLETMMMPFNITLFPSEKYQLTDVTIGILEHYVFGLASLKGHQLILQYKEERTKAKHYDTLPGSKAN, from the coding sequence ATGAGTACCAATGAACCCAATGCCAGAGTGCGCATCCGGCACAAAGCGGATGAACTGTTCATGCGTTACGGTATCCGTAGCGTCAGTATGGACGAGATCGCCAGCGGCCTCGGCATCAGCAAAAAGACCATTTACCAGTATTTCTCCGATAAGAATGAGCTGGTAGATGCCGTGGTAGAGAACATACTGGACAGTATGCGGGCCGACTGCAGCCAGTGCAGCACCCGCGCCAATGATGCGGTACACGAGATCTTTCTCACCATGCAAACCATTGTGGCCCAGTTCAGGAACATGAATTCAACAGTAGTCCATGACCTGGAAAAGTACCACGACAAGGCCTTCCGGAAACTCTCCGATCACAAGCACAAGTTCCTGCTGGAGATTGTCCGGAACAACCTGGAACGTGGCATCAGGGAAGGACTGTTCCGTGCAGATATTGACATGGATGTCCTCTCCAGGTTCCGCCTGGAGACCATGATGATGCCTTTCAATATTACCCTTTTCCCTTCCGAAAAATACCAGCTCACAGATGTTACCATTGGTATCCTTGAGCATTATGTATTTGGCCTGGCCTCCCTCAAAGGCCATCAACTGATCCTCCAATACAAAGAAGAACGAACAAAAGCGAAACACTATGACACCTTACCAGGTAGCAAGGCGAACTAA
- a CDS encoding TolC family protein, whose translation MTPYQVARRTKPVLVLLLAIIAGRSIAQNNRHELSVRESVDYAMKNSAQVKNALIGILLQEQTNKEITASALPLISGSVEGNYYPKVPVQSFPNFISPATYQVLIDEGVKDGSGNPIVMPGDFGFIQAPFGTKYTATAGISLQQLLFDGQVFIGLQAREASIRYARSTAEVTQEQVKANIHKIYYQVVIGRRQMETIDANIARSEKLLNDTRALFQNGFAEKLDVDKVDVTLANLRTEHIKLENQLAVGLFGLKLLMGMPVKEELILTDTLSEEEIKANLLDTAYSYNDRKEFQQLTYAEQLGDFNVRRYQLSKLPTAALIGNYAKLAQRNEFNFFDRDGEWFTTALVGVKISVPIFEGLAKNARIEKARLELKQTKNNMEQLKLSIDNEVETARRNINSALVSMDYQRRNMTLSENVYNQTKLKYEQGLGSNLEITTAQTEMRTAQTNYYTSLYDAVIARIDYLKATGKL comes from the coding sequence ATGACACCTTACCAGGTAGCAAGGCGAACTAAACCCGTGCTGGTCCTCCTGCTGGCAATCATTGCCGGCCGGTCGATTGCGCAGAACAACCGGCATGAACTGTCCGTTCGTGAAAGCGTGGACTATGCCATGAAGAACAGTGCCCAGGTAAAGAACGCACTGATCGGTATCCTGCTCCAGGAACAAACCAACAAAGAGATCACCGCCTCCGCCCTGCCCCTCATCAGCGGCAGTGTGGAAGGTAACTATTACCCCAAAGTGCCTGTACAGAGCTTTCCCAACTTTATCAGCCCGGCCACCTACCAGGTGCTGATTGATGAAGGCGTGAAAGATGGCAGCGGCAATCCCATAGTGATGCCGGGCGATTTTGGCTTTATTCAGGCGCCTTTCGGCACCAAGTATACTGCCACCGCAGGCATCAGCCTCCAGCAACTGCTGTTTGACGGCCAGGTTTTCATCGGTCTCCAGGCCCGTGAAGCTTCTATACGCTATGCCCGCAGCACCGCGGAAGTAACGCAGGAGCAGGTCAAGGCCAATATTCACAAGATCTATTACCAGGTAGTCATCGGCCGCCGGCAGATGGAAACCATTGACGCCAATATCGCCCGCTCGGAAAAACTGCTCAATGATACCCGCGCCCTCTTCCAGAACGGCTTTGCCGAGAAACTGGACGTGGACAAGGTGGATGTCACCCTCGCCAACCTCCGCACCGAACATATCAAACTGGAAAACCAGCTGGCCGTTGGCCTTTTCGGCCTGAAGCTGCTGATGGGTATGCCGGTAAAAGAGGAGCTGATCCTGACAGATACCCTGTCGGAAGAGGAGATCAAGGCCAACCTGCTGGACACCGCCTACAGCTATAACGACCGCAAAGAATTCCAGCAGCTCACCTATGCCGAACAACTGGGCGATTTTAACGTCCGCCGCTACCAGCTCAGCAAGCTGCCCACCGCAGCCCTGATCGGTAACTATGCCAAACTGGCCCAGCGCAATGAGTTCAATTTCTTTGACCGGGATGGCGAATGGTTCACCACGGCGCTGGTAGGAGTAAAGATCTCGGTGCCCATCTTTGAAGGGCTGGCCAAGAATGCCCGCATAGAAAAAGCCCGGCTGGAATTGAAGCAAACGAAGAACAATATGGAGCAGCTGAAACTCTCCATCGATAATGAAGTGGAAACCGCCCGCAGGAATATCAACAGCGCGCTGGTGTCCATGGATTACCAGCGCAGGAATATGACCCTGTCTGAAAATGTCTATAACCAGACCAAGCTGAAATATGAGCAGGGCCTGGGGTCCAACCTGGAGATCACCACGGCGCAGACTGAGATGCGGACGGCGCAGACCAATTATTATACTTCCCTGTATGATGCCGTTATCGCCCGGATCGATTACCTCAAAGCCACCGGTAAACTCTGA
- a CDS encoding efflux RND transporter periplasmic adaptor subunit, whose product MQKIYRISAAMLVLFLAACGPKDQLAEKKKKLESLKAGQEAQAKEISQLEEEISKLDTTVRIEKTKLVAIQPVQPAQFTHYIDLKGRIDAQNMAYVTPRGAGGQVKALYVKQGDVVRKGQLLMKLDDVVNRQQIEQVKVQLSLAQTLYERRKNLWDQQIGTEVELLQAKNNVDNLKKQIDLLNDQLDMTNVYAEMSGVADMVNIRVGETFAAASASTLGVRIVNTGDLKVVADVPENYLGKVGVGSNLLISLPELNNDTLRARVNVAGKIIDPSTRSFYVEARIPASKNLRPNQLAIVRIQDYSTPQAITVPVSTLQSDEKGKFVMVAVKEGNKLVAKKNTVTVGELYGDKLEIRSGLQAGESLITEGFQGLYEGQPITTDVQ is encoded by the coding sequence ATGCAAAAGATATACAGAATAAGTGCCGCCATGCTGGTCCTCTTTCTGGCCGCCTGCGGCCCGAAGGACCAACTGGCCGAGAAGAAAAAAAAGCTTGAATCACTGAAAGCAGGTCAGGAAGCCCAGGCCAAAGAGATCTCGCAACTGGAAGAAGAGATCAGCAAGCTGGATACCACCGTCCGTATAGAAAAAACCAAACTGGTGGCTATCCAGCCGGTACAGCCCGCCCAGTTCACCCACTATATTGACCTCAAAGGTCGTATTGACGCACAGAACATGGCCTACGTCACTCCCCGTGGCGCCGGTGGCCAGGTGAAAGCCCTCTATGTTAAACAAGGTGACGTTGTCCGCAAGGGCCAGCTCCTCATGAAGCTGGACGATGTGGTCAATCGCCAGCAGATAGAACAGGTCAAAGTGCAGCTCAGCCTTGCCCAGACCCTCTACGAACGCCGCAAGAACCTCTGGGACCAGCAGATCGGTACAGAAGTAGAACTGCTGCAGGCGAAGAATAACGTGGACAACCTGAAGAAACAGATCGACCTGCTGAATGATCAGCTGGATATGACCAACGTATATGCAGAAATGAGCGGTGTGGCCGATATGGTGAATATCCGCGTGGGTGAGACCTTCGCCGCCGCCAGCGCTTCTACCCTGGGCGTCCGCATCGTGAATACAGGCGATCTGAAAGTGGTGGCCGATGTTCCTGAAAATTATCTCGGTAAAGTTGGCGTAGGCAGCAACCTGCTCATCAGCCTGCCTGAACTGAATAATGATACGCTCCGCGCCCGTGTAAACGTGGCCGGCAAGATCATTGATCCTTCCACCCGCTCTTTCTATGTGGAAGCCAGGATCCCCGCTTCAAAGAACCTTCGTCCCAACCAGCTGGCTATTGTCAGGATCCAGGACTATTCCACGCCACAGGCCATCACCGTCCCGGTGAGTACCCTGCAAAGCGATGAGAAAGGCAAGTTCGTCATGGTGGCCGTGAAAGAAGGGAACAAACTGGTGGCTAAAAAGAATACTGTTACCGTTGGTGAGCTCTATGGTGATAAACTGGAGATCAGGAGCGGCCTGCAGGCTGGTGAATCCCTGATCACAGAAGGATTCCAGGGGCTGTATGAAGGACAGCCGATCACTACAGATGTGCAGTAA
- a CDS encoding efflux RND transporter permease subunit, producing the protein MSVLENLTGKFKQFGPTTWSIKNKTSIYLMMLIVSLIGVYQFVTLPKEQFPDIVIPTIYVQTIYVGNSPKDIENLVTQPIEKQIKGITGAKINKTTSTSVQDYSAIMVEFDTDVKTDVALQKVKDAVDKAKPDLPTDLTEEPSVMEVSFSDQPIMYVNVSGNYDVVKLKEYADDLKDRLEELKQINRVDLVGAPEREFQINVNNYRMQSAGVTFDDIASAVARENMDISGGQLDVGTTQRNLQLKGQFKTSFDIEKVVVRNSKGAAIYLKDIAEIRDTIKETESYARLNGKSVITLNIIKRAGENLIETSDDVKKVVDEMKASDFPANLDVVITGDQSKSTRTSFNELVNTIVIGFLLVLIILMFFMGVTNAFFVALSVPLSMFVAFMFLPAADLVVGGHVTLNFIVLFALLFGLGIIVDDAIVVIENTHRIFVQSQGKLSAHKAAMMAAGEVFVPVLAGTLTTLAPFFPLLFWPGIIGKFMIYLPAMLIFTLSASLIVAFIMNPVFAVDFMNHPEHEGKKRKSDIFRKPAFWIALGGGILLDLAGTTFLGNLVIFILLMIILNIYVLDSIIRNFQNRVLPWIMSHYENLLRWALKGWRPVWMLVASFVLLILSFLFFAARQVPVVFFPGGDPNQIFVYLKLPVGTRVELTDSITRNLESRVYRVLGMENGKENPIVESVITNIAVGAGDPMSGDRSTRPELGRIQISFVEFEKRHGVPTRPYLDSIRKVVKGIPGAELSVDQEQNGPPTEPPINIEVASENFDDLTKTAVELKNYLDSIQVPGVEELKMDIDLTNPEITLSVDRERAMIEGVSSAQIGQEIRTALFGREVSKIKDGEDEYKIQLRNLELQRKDLSALLNMNISFRDMASGNFKSIPISSLVKIDYTSTLGSVKRKNQKRVITLASNVLESQGYTPTAVNQDLLRHINDFKKKPDGVTIRQTGEGEQQQETAQFLGLAMVVALLFILLILVIQFNSISKSVIILTEIVFSVIGVLLGFGITGMEVSVVMTGIGIVGLAGIVVKNGILVIEFADELRMRGLKTREAVIQAGKTRIIPVLLTAVAAILGLIPLAVGFNIDFVGAFAELKPNIFFGGDNTVFWKPLSWTIIFGLTVAFFMTLVIVPSMYLIAERLKRPMRKMYGGKWVSFMGIPPLTFIFLPMALVTMAVHRAKKRRRRRKLAGQRVNEAFIGSWF; encoded by the coding sequence ATGAGTGTTTTAGAAAATTTAACCGGGAAGTTCAAGCAGTTTGGGCCTACTACCTGGAGTATAAAGAATAAGACCTCCATTTATCTCATGATGCTGATCGTGAGCCTGATCGGGGTCTACCAGTTTGTGACGCTGCCCAAAGAGCAGTTCCCTGATATCGTGATCCCCACCATTTATGTACAGACCATCTATGTGGGCAACTCTCCTAAAGATATTGAGAACCTGGTAACACAACCTATAGAGAAACAGATCAAAGGCATCACCGGCGCCAAGATCAATAAGACCACCAGTACTTCCGTACAGGATTATTCTGCCATCATGGTGGAATTTGATACGGATGTGAAAACTGATGTGGCCCTGCAGAAAGTGAAAGATGCCGTGGACAAGGCTAAGCCTGATCTGCCCACTGATCTTACCGAAGAGCCTTCCGTCATGGAGGTGAGCTTTTCCGATCAGCCCATCATGTATGTGAACGTGAGCGGCAACTATGATGTGGTGAAGCTGAAAGAATATGCAGACGACCTGAAAGACCGGCTCGAAGAACTGAAGCAGATCAACCGGGTTGACCTGGTAGGCGCCCCCGAGCGCGAATTCCAGATCAATGTGAACAATTACCGGATGCAGAGCGCCGGCGTTACTTTCGATGATATCGCCAGTGCCGTTGCCCGCGAAAACATGGATATTTCCGGCGGCCAGCTGGATGTAGGCACTACCCAGCGTAACCTGCAGCTGAAGGGCCAGTTCAAAACCTCTTTCGATATTGAAAAAGTAGTGGTGCGCAACTCAAAAGGCGCGGCCATCTATCTCAAGGATATTGCTGAGATCAGGGATACCATCAAAGAAACGGAAAGTTATGCGCGCCTGAATGGCAAAAGTGTTATCACCCTCAATATCATCAAGAGAGCCGGTGAAAACCTTATCGAAACCTCGGATGATGTGAAGAAGGTGGTTGATGAGATGAAGGCTTCCGATTTTCCCGCTAACCTGGATGTGGTGATCACCGGCGACCAGAGCAAGAGTACCCGCACTTCCTTCAACGAGCTGGTGAATACCATTGTGATCGGCTTTCTGCTGGTACTTATAATCCTCATGTTCTTTATGGGTGTTACCAATGCCTTCTTTGTGGCGTTGTCAGTACCGCTGAGCATGTTTGTGGCCTTTATGTTCCTGCCGGCGGCGGACCTGGTGGTGGGGGGCCATGTGACGCTTAATTTCATTGTATTGTTCGCGCTGCTCTTCGGTCTGGGAATTATTGTGGACGATGCCATTGTGGTGATTGAGAATACCCACCGGATCTTTGTGCAGTCGCAGGGTAAGCTGTCAGCGCACAAGGCAGCCATGATGGCCGCCGGGGAAGTGTTTGTGCCGGTGCTGGCCGGTACCCTTACCACGCTGGCGCCCTTCTTCCCGCTACTGTTCTGGCCGGGTATCATTGGTAAGTTCATGATCTACCTGCCGGCAATGCTGATCTTTACGCTTAGCGCCTCACTGATAGTGGCCTTTATCATGAACCCGGTATTTGCCGTGGACTTCATGAACCACCCTGAACATGAAGGCAAGAAAAGAAAATCGGATATTTTCCGCAAACCTGCTTTCTGGATCGCGTTGGGCGGCGGCATCCTCCTTGACCTGGCAGGTACTACCTTCCTGGGTAACCTGGTGATCTTTATCCTGCTGATGATCATCCTGAATATTTATGTGCTGGATAGTATCATCCGGAATTTCCAGAACAGGGTACTGCCCTGGATCATGAGCCACTATGAGAACCTGCTGCGCTGGGCGCTCAAAGGCTGGAGGCCCGTATGGATGCTGGTGGCCAGTTTTGTGCTGCTGATCCTGTCCTTTCTCTTTTTTGCCGCAAGACAGGTGCCGGTAGTGTTCTTCCCCGGCGGTGATCCCAACCAGATATTCGTTTACCTCAAGCTGCCTGTGGGCACCAGGGTGGAGTTGACGGATTCTATCACCAGGAACCTTGAAAGCCGTGTGTACCGCGTGCTGGGCATGGAGAATGGGAAAGAGAATCCCATAGTGGAAAGTGTGATCACCAATATTGCTGTAGGCGCCGGCGATCCCATGAGTGGCGACCGCAGTACCCGTCCCGAACTGGGCCGGATACAGATCTCGTTTGTGGAGTTTGAAAAAAGACATGGAGTACCTACCAGGCCCTACCTGGATTCTATCCGGAAGGTGGTGAAAGGGATACCGGGTGCAGAACTGTCGGTAGACCAGGAGCAGAACGGCCCTCCCACTGAACCGCCCATTAATATCGAAGTGGCCAGTGAGAATTTCGACGACCTTACCAAGACCGCAGTGGAATTGAAAAACTACCTGGACTCTATACAGGTGCCCGGCGTGGAAGAACTGAAGATGGATATTGACCTCACCAATCCGGAGATCACGCTGTCGGTAGACCGTGAGCGGGCCATGATTGAAGGGGTGTCCAGCGCCCAGATCGGACAGGAGATCCGGACCGCGCTCTTCGGCCGCGAGGTATCCAAGATCAAGGATGGGGAAGATGAATACAAGATCCAGCTGCGCAACCTGGAGTTGCAGCGCAAAGACCTCAGCGCCCTGCTGAACATGAATATCAGCTTCCGCGATATGGCCAGCGGTAATTTCAAGAGTATACCCATCAGCTCACTGGTGAAAATTGATTATACCAGTACCCTGGGTAGTGTGAAACGGAAAAACCAGAAGCGGGTGATCACCCTGGCCTCCAACGTGCTGGAATCGCAGGGGTACACGCCTACGGCTGTGAACCAGGACCTGCTGCGGCATATAAATGACTTCAAAAAGAAACCCGATGGCGTTACTATACGGCAAACAGGTGAAGGCGAGCAACAGCAGGAAACTGCCCAGTTCCTTGGCCTGGCGATGGTGGTGGCCTTGTTGTTCATCCTGCTGATCCTGGTGATCCAGTTTAACTCCATCAGTAAGTCGGTCATCATCCTTACCGAGATCGTCTTCAGTGTGATCGGTGTGCTGCTGGGCTTTGGCATTACAGGCATGGAAGTGTCTGTGGTCATGACCGGTATCGGTATCGTGGGCCTGGCGGGTATTGTGGTGAAGAATGGTATCCTCGTGATAGAATTTGCCGACGAGTTGCGGATGCGTGGGCTGAAAACCCGTGAGGCAGTGATACAGGCCGGTAAAACGAGGATCATCCCAGTACTGCTCACAGCGGTAGCGGCTATCCTTGGCCTGATCCCGCTGGCGGTTGGGTTCAACATTGATTTCGTAGGCGCCTTTGCGGAGTTGAAACCCAATATTTTCTTCGGGGGCGATAACACTGTGTTCTGGAAGCCGCTGTCCTGGACCATCATCTTTGGTCTGACGGTAGCCTTTTTCATGACCCTGGTGATTGTGCCCAGCATGTACCTGATTGCTGAAAGGCTGAAAAGGCCCATGCGGAAGATGTACGGTGGCAAATGGGTATCCTTCATGGGCATTCCGCCACTCACCTTTATCTTCCTACCCATGGCATTGGTGACCATGGCCGTGCATCGCGCTAAAAAGAGACGCCGCCGTCGCAAACTGGCCGGGCAGCGCGTAAACGAAGCCTTTATAGGCAGCTGGTTCTAA
- a CDS encoding TIGR00266 family protein, translating into MRTNHEIDYRIFGEEMQYVEIELDPSETAVAESGAFMMMDDGIQMETIFGDGSKAQQGFLGKLMSAGKRVLTGESLFMTAFTNTGHGKKRVSFASPYPGKIIPLDLMQLGGKIVAQKDAFLCAAKGVSVGIEFQRRLGTGLFGGEGFIMQKLEGDGMAFVHAGGHVFEKELQAGEFLKIDTGCLVAYTQTIDYDIQFVGGIKNTLFGGEGLFFATLRGPGKVWIQTLPISRLAGRILAYGTYKRKEEGSILGGLGNMLDGDGWK; encoded by the coding sequence ATGAGAACCAATCACGAAATAGACTACCGCATCTTCGGAGAAGAAATGCAGTATGTGGAGATCGAACTGGATCCTTCCGAAACGGCCGTTGCAGAAAGCGGCGCCTTTATGATGATGGATGACGGCATCCAGATGGAGACCATCTTTGGCGATGGCTCCAAAGCCCAGCAGGGTTTTTTAGGTAAACTGATGTCCGCCGGTAAACGGGTGCTCACCGGTGAAAGCCTGTTCATGACTGCTTTCACCAATACAGGACATGGCAAAAAACGTGTCAGCTTTGCTTCTCCCTATCCCGGGAAGATCATTCCGCTGGACCTGATGCAGCTGGGCGGTAAGATAGTTGCACAAAAAGATGCTTTTCTCTGTGCAGCCAAAGGCGTGAGTGTGGGGATCGAATTCCAGCGTCGTCTGGGAACCGGCCTGTTTGGCGGTGAAGGCTTTATCATGCAGAAACTGGAGGGCGACGGGATGGCCTTTGTACATGCCGGTGGTCACGTGTTTGAAAAAGAACTCCAGGCCGGCGAATTCCTGAAGATCGATACCGGTTGTCTGGTAGCTTATACACAGACCATTGATTACGATATCCAGTTTGTAGGCGGTATCAAGAACACCCTGTTTGGCGGGGAAGGCCTTTTCTTTGCCACCCTGCGTGGACCTGGCAAGGTATGGATCCAGACCCTGCCCATTAGCCGGCTCGCTGGCCGCATCCTGGCCTATGGCACGTATAAACGTAAGGAAGAAGGCAGTATCCTCGGCGGCCTCGGCAATATGCTGGATGGCGACGGCTGGAAATAA
- the ricT gene encoding regulatory iron-sulfur-containing complex subunit RicT, with the protein MNVYDWLVNLPISDENSVCKVVEVSFNHGSRKDFFRNTTIHQFEKGDMISVEGISGFDVGEISMTGEMVRLQLKKKGLNEYDADLKKVLRRASDKDLEIMQQNKSREKDALILSRAIARQLNLNMKLSEVEIQADGRKATFFYIADDRVDFRELIKVYAREFKVKVEMRQIGARQEAAKVGGVGSCGRELCCSTWLTDFKSVNTTAARYQNLSINQSKLSGQCGRLKCCLNYELDTYLDALQHFPENADTIQVAKGTANLIKKDIFKNLMWYTLPDSNKQYPLTIERVRKIKQLNSQGTVPEELEPVDVTTQKPKEVEPEFVDVVGQISLRTLDKADKKRRHAQKDQKQQRPQGGGQQQGGGQRAQQGGQQQRPQQGGGQRGQQGSGQQGGSQQGGSQQGGGQQKGGQRTQQGGQQQQRPQQRSQQGQGGQQGGGQQGSGGQRAQQNGGQQGQQGGGQQKGGQQQQRPQQQRRDSRPQQPKANNEEKKTPPPQNNA; encoded by the coding sequence ATGAATGTCTACGATTGGCTGGTCAACCTGCCTATCAGCGATGAGAACAGCGTCTGTAAAGTGGTGGAAGTCAGCTTCAACCATGGCAGTCGTAAAGATTTCTTCCGTAATACCACCATACACCAGTTTGAGAAGGGAGATATGATCAGTGTGGAAGGCATCAGTGGATTTGATGTTGGGGAGATCAGTATGACCGGTGAAATGGTCCGGCTCCAGCTCAAGAAAAAGGGCCTGAACGAATACGATGCCGACCTGAAAAAAGTACTGCGCCGTGCCTCCGACAAGGACCTGGAGATCATGCAGCAGAACAAATCAAGGGAAAAAGACGCCCTGATCCTGTCACGCGCCATTGCCCGCCAGCTGAACCTCAATATGAAATTAAGTGAAGTGGAGATCCAGGCCGACGGCCGGAAAGCCACTTTCTTTTATATCGCAGACGACCGGGTGGATTTCCGGGAACTGATCAAGGTCTACGCCCGGGAGTTCAAGGTCAAGGTGGAAATGCGGCAGATCGGCGCCCGCCAGGAAGCCGCCAAAGTGGGCGGTGTAGGCAGCTGCGGCCGGGAACTGTGCTGCAGCACCTGGCTGACAGATTTTAAGTCGGTCAATACTACCGCAGCCCGTTACCAGAATCTCTCCATCAACCAGAGCAAGCTCAGCGGCCAGTGCGGTCGTCTGAAATGCTGTCTGAACTACGAGCTGGATACTTACCTGGACGCCCTCCAGCATTTTCCTGAGAATGCAGATACAATTCAGGTAGCCAAAGGCACTGCCAACCTGATCAAGAAAGATATTTTCAAGAACCTGATGTGGTATACGCTGCCAGACAGCAATAAACAATACCCCCTCACCATTGAGCGGGTCCGCAAGATCAAGCAGCTGAACAGCCAGGGCACTGTCCCTGAGGAACTGGAACCGGTAGATGTAACCACCCAGAAACCGAAAGAGGTAGAACCCGAATTTGTAGACGTGGTGGGCCAGATCAGCCTTCGTACCCTGGACAAAGCAGATAAAAAACGCCGTCACGCCCAAAAAGACCAGAAACAGCAGCGGCCTCAGGGTGGCGGACAGCAGCAGGGCGGTGGTCAGCGCGCTCAACAGGGCGGACAACAACAGCGCCCACAACAAGGTGGCGGCCAACGTGGACAGCAAGGTAGTGGTCAACAAGGTGGCAGTCAGCAAGGTGGTAGTCAGCAGGGCGGCGGACAGCAAAAAGGTGGTCAGCGCACTCAACAGGGCGGACAGCAACAGCAGCGGCCCCAGCAACGTTCACAGCAAGGCCAGGGTGGCCAGCAGGGCGGCGGCCAACAGGGTAGCGGCGGACAGCGCGCTCAGCAAAATGGCGGGCAGCAGGGTCAACAGGGTGGCGGCCAGCAAAAAGGTGGTCAACAGCAACAGCGGCCCCAGCAGCAACGCAGGGATAGCCGTCCCCAACAGCCAAAGGCCAATAACGAGGAGAAAAAAACGCCTCCCCCGCAGAACAACGCTTAA
- a CDS encoding glutathione peroxidase translates to MIRLLLLTALLFAKPSIYDFRVPSLDGGTINFSDYKGKKILIVNTASKCGFTKQYAELQELYTQYKDKLVIIGFPANNFNQQEPGSNEDIKAFCQQNYGVSFPMAEKISVKGEDMHPLYKYLTAEAKKLQIDDPVKWNFTKFLIDEKGKLVTVFPSKVKPTDPEITQYLN, encoded by the coding sequence ATGATACGGCTGCTTCTATTAACGGCGCTGCTCTTCGCCAAGCCTTCGATATATGATTTCCGGGTGCCTTCCCTGGATGGCGGCACCATTAATTTCTCTGATTACAAAGGCAAAAAGATCCTGATCGTCAATACAGCTTCCAAATGCGGCTTCACCAAACAATATGCAGAACTGCAGGAACTGTATACCCAGTACAAGGATAAACTGGTGATCATTGGCTTTCCCGCCAACAACTTCAACCAGCAGGAGCCGGGCAGTAATGAAGACATCAAAGCTTTCTGCCAGCAGAACTATGGCGTCAGCTTTCCTATGGCGGAAAAGATCTCGGTGAAAGGGGAGGATATGCACCCCCTGTATAAATACCTCACTGCCGAAGCCAAAAAGCTCCAGATCGACGATCCCGTAAAATGGAATTTCACCAAATTCCTGATCGATGAAAAAGGCAAACTGGTAACCGTATTTCCCAGCAAAGTGAAACCGACAGACCCCGAGATCACCCAATACCTGAATTAA